The following proteins come from a genomic window of Lolium rigidum isolate FL_2022 chromosome 5, APGP_CSIRO_Lrig_0.1, whole genome shotgun sequence:
- the LOC124657156 gene encoding uncharacterized protein LOC124657156 — MASPPPEEQLPIASGGTAVHDLAAHGDGYASDFTDPPPDLGGPAMNNIDEDIDEYEEAEYDEDDTQWRGTDSETNCPGKNYSKEEVGEIVDKWFYSFTRQFDECLKVRKVILARGDKNARLPTYPLKVLPEVTNECIDGRCYHREYMTHDTSTTASILGYRKPKSMLQVFSLRLASYESYPVSVYGIFAVRDDLEPLRNLIFNCPRDAAVTIDKDFFTLPLCSPSRGMHVLDHALLEVDLWVKKDGDGSADKKLLSAYVEIYVQARFDLMRTGQISSDSCSLEIDYMFLSSSVEAVIQVYSKVDHPHHLRFTAFSSGFDHEIVLFGDKCVGNGNINQHVVVVKQKGKLEICLKLEKHVFQWTFQDGVAGTISSPDNSVFEYGQFFVRVLFAPKNTQARPKRPSFA, encoded by the exons ATGGCGTCTCCTCCACCAGAAGAGCAGCTCCCGATTGCATCAGGTGGAACTGCTGTGCACGACCTTGCCGCTCACGGCGACGGCTACGCCAGCGATTTCACGGATCCGCCGCCAGACCTAGGCGGCCCCGCGATGAACAATATCGATGAGGACATCGATGAATATGAGGAGGCTGAATATGATGAGGACGACACCCAATGGAGAGGCACGGACAGTGAGACAAATTGCCCAG GAAAGAACTACTCCAAGGAAGAAGTAGGTGAAATAGTGGACAAATGGTTTTACAGTTTTACAAGACAGTTTGATGAGTGCTTGAAAGTGCGTAAGGTAATTCTAGCCCGGGGTGATAAGAATGCTCGTCTTCCTACTTATCCTTTGAAAGTGCTACCTGAGGTAACAAATGAATGCATTGACGGGCGCTGCTACCACCGTGAATACATGACCCATGATACTTCCACGA CTGCATCAATTCTTGGGTATCGCAAGCCAAAATCCATGCTACAGGTGTTCTCTTTGCGTTTGGCAAGCTATGAATCTTATCCCGTTAGTGTTTATGGAATATTTGCTGTTAGAGACGATTTGGAACCGCTGCGGAATCTAATCTTTAACTGTCCAAGAGATGCTGCTGTCACGATTGACAAG GATTTCTTCACATTACCTCTTTGTAGCCCTTCTCGAGGGATGCATGTACTGGATCATGCATTACTGGAAGTTGATCTTTGGGTAAAGAAGGACGGAGATGGATCAGCTGACAAAAAGTTGCTCTCTGCATACGTCGAGATTTATGTCCAGGCACGGTTTGATCTAATGCGAACAGGACAGATTTCTAGTGACAGCTGCAGCCTGGAGATAGATTACATGTTCCTTtcctcgagtgttgaggctgtaaTACAAGTCTACTCAAAGGTTGACCATCCTCATCATTTGAGATTCACGGCTTTCAGCAGTGGCTTTGATCATGAGATTGTGCTGTTTGGTGACAAATGTGTTGGGAATGGTAACATAAACCAGCATGTGGTTGTGGTGAAGCAGAAGGGAAAACTGGAAATTTGCTTGAAGCTGGAGAAACATGTGTTTCAGTGGACTTTTCAGGATGGGGTGGCTGGAACCATTAGTTCTCCGGATAACTCGGTCTTTGAGTATGGCCAGTTTTTTGTGAGGGTGTTATTTGCTCCAAAGAACACACAGGCTAGGCCAAAGAGGCCTTCGTTTGCCTGA
- the LOC124652107 gene encoding MND1-interacting protein 1 encodes MAGQPRERGSRAARKGRPVRTPAAVLALNPTTESDPSAPASDDVSPWGRSTELELENRLHKRLEESYAAALAGLADLGYDEDTALRAVLRAGHCYGKLDDPVANIIANASAFLSDPELAGGSGGFADLRRLEEYSLAGLVCLLQSSRPTLSRVEAMWCLLSNDLRLEQAINMGAAFTDKSPTDGLLPAATAPGQSGHCQYHATAATAEPQNHMFDPETFMRLAMRANSDSVAGVSSCVKTTWSRSSIAVPDGQPKQSFAMKVSTEDLIESVAAELESLDIDKKDPPAEKPDPKNEMVRDLIKQTREMEELLKERKEWAQQKAVQAARKLGNDLTELRVLRMEREDSQRRNNDKQATENETSKRLAHLENELKKKSGLLDRSNASVQKLEMENAEIRAEMEAAKLSASETERQCQVLLRKEKKDNKKLDQWERQKAKLHEEITECKAKIAQADKELAGVNKSIKNMEVKIREDAKATEDNLALAEQERGKRESAKADADRRLEEIRRKTEVESQCYKDDLRRLQDELSRLQKSLGANGSMVPSTRSPAMADRNTGRAPKQANQRQPPPASNRLQEPPVQKPGRRRDCVICKKEEACVILLQCAHQVLCVGCNKQHEEKGLVRCPTCNAKIEERIRVFGASSS; translated from the exons atggccggccagccccgcgAGCGGGGGTCCCGCGCCGCGCGCAAGGGCCGCCCCGTCCGCACGccggccgccgtcctcgccctcaACCCCACCACCGAGTCCGATCCGTCCGCGCCGGCCTCCGACGACGTCTCCCCATGGGGCCGCTCCACGGAGCTAGAGCTGGAGAACCGCCTCCACAAGAGGCTGGAGGAGTCGTAcgcggcggcgctcgccggcctCGCCGACCTGGGCTACGACGAGGACACCGCGCTCCGCGCCGTCCTCCGCGCGGGCCACTGCTACGGGAAGCTCGACGACCCCGTCGCCAACATCATCGCCAACGCCAGCGCCTTCCTCTCGGATCCGGAACTCGCCGGCGGGTCCGGCGGCTTCGCCGATCTCCGCCGCCTCGAGGAATACTCCCTCGCGGGGCTCGTCTGCCTCCTCCAGAGCAGCCGCCCCACCCTCTCCCGCGTCGAGGCCATGTGGTGCCTCCTCTCCAACGACCTCCGCCTCGAGCAGGCCATCAACATGGGGGCTGCCTTCACCGACAAGTCCCCCACAGATGGGCTTCTGCCCGCCGCAACTGCCCCAGGGCAGAGCGGCCACTGCCAGTACCATGCGACCGCGGCCACCGCGGAACCACAGAACCACATGTTTGACCCTGAAACCTTCATGCGGCTCGCGATGCGGGCGAATTCCGACAGCGTGGCTGGCGTGTCCTCCTGCGTCAAGACCACTTGGTCACGGTCCAGCATTGCTGTCCCGGATGGGCAGCCCAAGCAGTCTTTTGCGATGAAGGTGTCCACTGAAGACCTCATCGAGTCTGTCGCGGCGGAGCTCGAGTCGCTGGACATTGACAAGAAGGATCCTCCTGCCGAGAAGCCTGATCCCAAGAATGAGATGGTGCGCGACCTCATTAAGCAGACGCGGGAGATGGAGGAGCTGCTCAAGGAGCGCAAGGAGTGGGCCCAGCAGAAGGCGGTACAGGCTGCTCGCAAGCTAGGCAATGATCTCACTGAGCTGCGTGTGCTGCGCATGGAGCGTGAGGATAGCCAGCGGCGCAATAATGACAAGCAGGCGACAGAGAATGAGACGTCGAAGCGTCTCGCCCATCTGGAGAATGAGCTGAAGAAGAAGAGTGGGTTGCTTGACCGCAGTAATGCGAGCGTGCAGAAGCTGGAAATGGAAAATGCAGAAATACGCGCTGAGATGGAAGCTGCCAAGCTGAGTGCATCCGAGACTGAACGGCAATGCCAGGTGCTGCTgaggaaagagaagaaagataaCAAAAAGCTTGACCAGTGGGAGCGCCAAAAGGCCAAGCTGCATGAGGAGATCACTGAATGCAAGGCAAAGATCGCGCAGGCAGACAAGGAGCTTGCTGGGGTCAACAAGTCTATAAAAAATATGGAG GTTAAAATTCGAGAAGACGCAAAGGCCACAGAAGACAATTTGGCACTTGCGGAGCAGGAACGTGGGAAGCGGGAATCTGCCAAAGCTGATGCTGATCGCCGCCTAGAAGAAATTCGCCGGAAGACAGAAGTGGAGTCCCAGTGCTACAAAGATGACCTCCGGAGGCTTCAGGATGAATTATCCCGTCTGCAGAAGTCATTGGGTGCAAACGGGTCGATGGTTCCATCAACCCGCTCTCCTGCTATGGCTGATCGAAACACAGGGCGGGCACCTAAGCAGGCCAACCAGCGGCAACCACCACCTGCATCCAACAGGCTGCAGGAGCCGCCTGTCCAGAAGCCAGGCCGTCGCAGGGACTGCGTGATCTGCAAGAAGGAGGAGGCCTGCGTGATCCTGCTGCAGTGCGCTCACCAGGTCTTGTGCGTCGGCTGCAACAAGCAGCATGAGGAGAAAGGCTTGGTTCGCTGCCCCACCTGCAACGCCAAGATCGAGGAGAGGATCAGGGTTTTCGGTGCCAGCTCCAGCTGA
- the LOC124652108 gene encoding uncharacterized protein LOC124652108 has protein sequence MDKIPSDCPYPGCFFCVMKEANPSKRRASVLKFFRELPSQDDDGQVLPISGLWNTAMAHPNDPEFINLGIFECMAALIWKGLKNRRWLSHDQNIYIPYYAAHVIGSYTMNMEEFAERAVRAGVIPPLVELLRGRLTWVEQRVAVRALGHLATYPSTFPAVADHGEVLELAIQLASSSLEIVYSHFYQFVDRRLGYHCDLLTRGMGGAEMESRKAEEWASQLQCWSLQLINCFAFKPEFLHDICKPEFLAKLPGMWGGLVNENSPAGVGLLRTICQSKLGRGHVASISSVLEALCNIARSSDDWQYMAVDCLLWLMQDPSTYHKVIDKIAPTLIDLADISTLGDYKKLGDTIVTVLQECMQQNGSSRNSISSHTKEEIDELLSFKQKMKSEKSMPKEDLHIKQAAALVVKLEGNSLFSSGNIEGAAAKYSEALALCPMKSKKERVVLHSNRAQCYLLLQQPLAAISDATRALCLHSPLNRHAKSLWRRAQAYDMLGLAKESLLDAILFINECSQSSDPDLSLRQNKVPDYAERLVKKQMRAAWLFRESSLKHGGIHCEGDASDAFGQEADDSEWETVSESDGENDERREADDETEWKSGGHREDAYEKS, from the exons ATGGATAAAATACCATCTGATTGCCCTTATCCTGGATGTTTCTTCTGCGTCATGAAGGAGGCAAACCCTAGCAAGCGGAGAGCAAGCGTGCTGAAATTCTTTAGAGAGCTTCCTTCCCAAGATGACGATGGCCAGGTTCTCCCTATCAGCGGCCTGTGGAACACTGCAATGGCGCACCCAAATGACCCTGAATTCATCAACCTGGGAATATTCGAGTGCATGGCAGCTCTAATATGGAAGGGCCTGAAAAACAGGCGCTGGCTCTCGCATGATCAGAATATTTACATCCCGTATTACGCGGCGCATGTTATTGGATCCTACACGATGAACATGGAGGAGTTTGCAGAGCGTGCTGTTCGTGCCGGAGTGATACCTCCGCTAGTTGAACTCTTAAGAGGCAGGCTGACTTGGGTGGAGCAAAGAGTTGCCGTTCGAGCTTTGGGGCATTTGGCTACCTACCCTAGCACTTTCCCTGCAGTTGCTGATCATGGAGAAGTACTTGAACTTGCCATTCAACTTGCCTCAAGCTCTCTAGAAATTGTGTACTCTCACTTTTACCAGTTCGTAGATCGGAGACTTGGCTACCACTGTGATCTTCTTACACGTGGCATGGGTGGCGCAGAAATGGAATCTCGTAAAGCTGAGGAATGGGCTAGCCAACTGCAGTGCTGGTCTTTGCAGCTCATAAACTGCTTTGCATTTAAACCTGAGTTTCTCCATGATATCTGCAAGCCTGAGTTTCTAGCTAAGTTACCCGGTATGTGGGGTGGACTCGTGAATGAGAACTCGCCTGCTGGTGTTGGTTTGCTAAGAACAATCTGCCAGAGCAAGCTTGGCCGAGGTCATGTTGCTAGTATTTCTAGTGTCCTTGAAGCTTTATGCAACATTGCTCGTTCTTCAGATGACTGGCAATACATGGCCGTTGATTGTCTACTGTGGTTAATGCAGGATCCTAGTACATATCATAAG GTTATAGATAAAATCGCCCCAACATTGATAGATTTAGCAGATATTTCCACACTCggtgactacaagaagctgggggACACTATAGTCACAGTCCTCCAAGAATGTATGCAACAAAATGGGAGTTCACGGAATTCAATTAGTAGTCACaccaaagaagaaattgatgaactcttGAGTTTCAAGCAGAAAATGAAATCAGAAAAGAGTATGCCAAAGGAGGATCTTCATATTAAACAAGCTGCAGCGTTGGTTGTAAAATTGGAAGGAAATTCTCTGTTCTCTTCAGGAAATATTGAAGGAGCTGCAGCCAAGTACTCTGAAGCACTCGCATTGTGTCCAATGAAATCTAAGAAAGAAAGAGTGGTGCTTCATAGCAACCGAGCTCAGTGCTATCTTCTCCTGCAGCAACCTTTGGCTGCCATCAGTGATGCTACCCGTGCATTGTGTCTTCATAGTCCTTTGAATCGACATGCCAAAAGTTTGTGGAGAAGAGCTCAAGCATATGATATGCTCGGTTTAGCAAAAGAGAGCCTGCTGGATGCAATCCTCTTTATAAATGAATGCTCTCAGTCCAGTGATCCTGATCTGTCCTTGAGGCAAAACAAGGTTCCTGATTATGCCGAGCGATTGGTAAAGAAGCAGATGCGTGCAGCTTGGTTATTCAGGGAGTCATCGCTAAAACATGGGGGAATCCATTGTGAGGGGGATGCTAGTGATGCTTTTGGCCAAGAGGCTGATGACTCAGAGTGGGAGACGGTGAGTGAAAGCGATGGTGAAAATGATGAACGGAGAGAAGCAGATGATGAAACTGAATGGAAGAGTGGTGGTCACCGGGAAGACGCATATGAGAAAAGCTGA
- the LOC124652109 gene encoding serine-threonine kinase receptor-associated protein-like: MEKKKAAVPLVCHGHSRPVVDLFYSPVTPDGYFLISASKDSNPMLRNGETGDWIGTFEGHKGAVWSCCLDTNALRAASGSADFSAKVWDALTGDELHSFEHKHIVRACAFSKDTHLLLTGGMEKILRVYDLNRPDAAPKELAKSPASIRTVAWLHNDQTILSSCTDTGGVRLWDVRSEKIVQTLETKAPVTSAEVSQDGRFITTADGSSVKFWDANTFGLVKSYDMSFTVESASLEPKSGSKFIAGGEDMWVHVFDFVTGEEITCNKGHHGPVHCVRFAPGGESYASGSEDGTIRIWQLSPANTDAEEAADANGKPKAGVEEVTCKIEGFHIPKEEKKTEE; the protein is encoded by the exons atggagaagaagaaggcggcgGTGCCGCTGGTGTGCCACGGCCACTCGCGGCCGGTCGTGGACCTCTTCTACAGCCCCGTCACGCCCGACGGCTACTTCCTCATCAGCGCCAGCAAGg ACTCGAATCCAATGCTTCGTAATGGTGAGACTGGAGATTGGATTGGGACTTTTGAAGGTCATAAAGGTGCTGTTTGGAGCTGTTGCCTTGACACAAATGCTCTGCGTGCCGCCTCTGGTTCTGCAGACTTTTCAGC TAAAGTGTGGGACGCACTAACAGGAGATGAACTTCATTCATTTGAACACAAGCATATAGTCCGTGCATGTGCCTTTTCTaag GATACCCACCTGTTGCTTACTGGAGGTATGGAAAAGATTTTGCGTGTATATGATTTGAACCGTCCAGATGCTGCTCCAAAAGAACTAGCCAAATCACCTGCTTCTATCCGAACTGTTGCTTGGCTTCATAATGACCAAACTATATTGAGCTCCTGCACTGATACGGGTGGAGTAAG GTTATGGGATGTGAGGAGTGAAAAAATTGTCCAAACTCTTGAAACCAAGGCACCTGTTACTAGTGCGGAAGTAAGCCAGGATGGCAGGTTCATTACCACAGCTGATGGCTCAAGTGTAAAATTTTGGGATGCTAATAC CTTTGGGCTTGTTAAAAGCTATGATATGTCGTTTACTGTGGAGTCGGCTTCACTTGAACCAAAGTCCGGGAGCAAGTTCATTGCTGGAGGAGAAGATATGTGGGTTCATGTATTTGATTTCGTCACCGGTGAAGAAATAA CTTGTAACAAAGGACATCATGGCCCAGTTCACTGCGTCCGGTTCGCACCTGGGGGTGAATCATACGCATCAGGGTCAGAAGATGGCACTATCCGAATCTGGCAGCTGAGCCCAGCTAACACAGACGCCGAGGAGGCAGCCGATGCAAACGGTAAACCAAAGGCTGGTGTAGAGGAGGTTACGTGTAAGATCGAAGGCTTCCACATTcccaaggaggagaagaagaccgAGGAGTAG
- the LOC124656783 gene encoding uncharacterized protein LOC124656783 — protein sequence MPEQSKKRRQRKRTAAATLLLAYAALAMERADAALLPSVYREIGAALQASPTALGSIALSRSVVQAACYPLAAYLAARHDRLTVIALGAFLWAAATLLIGLSTTFAQMAVTAALNGVGLALQIPAIFAFVADSIDGSNRGMAFGWLMVASKAGTVGGTTLGLLLAPTSFFGVPGWRLAFLLLAAMGAAVGVSIRAFAAAGSKAPARAAKPVRQELQEFVREAKTVLRVPSFQVIVAQGLTGSFPWSALSFTAMWLELVGFSHGETAALITLFKVATSLGGLFGGKMGDVLAGRLKNSGRIILSQISSGSAIPLCAVLLLALPTNPASFAKHGAALFVMGFMASWNTSATNSPILAEIVPPRSRTTVFALDRTFEAVLASFAPPVVGLLAERIYGYKLVRRPAAGGAEHAASVETDRHNATSLARALYTAIAIPMALCCLVYSFLYCTYPRDRDLARAETARDGGEGSDSDDDGEDERELLPH from the exons ATGCCGGAGCAGAGCAAGAAGCGGCGGCAGCGCAAGCGGACGGCGGCGGCCACGCTGCTTCTCGCGTACGCGGCGCTTGCCATGGAGCGCGCCGACGCGGCTCTGCTCCCGTCGGTGTACAGGGAGATCGGCGCCGCGCTGCAGGCCTCGCCTACCGCGCTCGGCTCCATCGCGCTCTCCCGCTCCGTCGTGCAGGCCGCATGCTACCCGCTCGCCGCCTACCTAGCCGCGCGCCACGACCGGCTCACCGTCATCGCCCTCGGCGCCTTCCTCTGGGCCGCGGCCACCTTGCTCATCGGCCTCTCCACCACCTTCGCGCAG ATGGCGGTGACAGCGGCGTTGAACGGCGTCGGGCTGGCGCTGCAGATCCCGGCGATTTTCGCCTTCGTCGCGGACTCTATTGACGGCTCGAACAGGGGCATGGCCTTCGGGTGGCTGATGGTGGCCAGCAAGGCCGGCACCGTGGGCGGCACCACCCTTGGCCTCCTCCTGGCGCCCACCTCGTTCTTCGGCGTTCCAGGTTGGCGGCTTGCCTTCCTCCTGCTCGCCGCCATGGGGGCGGCGGTCGGCGTGTCCATCCGCGCGTTCGCGGCCGCCGGCAGCAAGGCCCCGGCCCGGGCCGCCAAGCCGGTGCGGCAGGAGCTGCAGGAGTTCGTGAGGGAGGCGAAGACCGTGCTACGGGTCCCGTCGTTCCAGGTCATCGTCGCGCAGGGGCTCACGGGCTCGTTCCCCTGGTCGGCGCTGTCCTTCACGGCCATGTGGCTGGAGCTCGTCGGGTTCTCCCACGGCGAGACGGCGGCGCTGATCACCCTGTTCAAGGTCGCCACGTCGCTGGGCGGCCTCTTCGGCGGCAAGATGGGGGACGTGCTCGCCGGGAGGCTCAAGAACTCGGGCCGCATCATCCTCTCGCAGATCAGCTCCGGGTCTGCCATTCCCCTCTGCGCCGTCCTGCTGCTCGCGCTCCCGACCAACCCGGCGAGCTTCGCCAAGCACGGCGCCGCGCTGTTCGTCATGGGGTTCATGGCCTCCTGGAACACCTCGGCCACCAACAGCCCGATACTGGCGGAGATCGTGCCGCCGCGGTCGAGGACGACCGTGTTCGCGCTGGACCGGACGTTCGAGGCCGTGCTCGCGTCCTTCGCTCCCCCGGTGGTCGGCCTCCTCGCCGAGCGCATCTACGGGTACAAGCTGGTGCGCCGCCCTGCTGCGGGCGGCGCCGAGCACGCCGCCTCCGTCGAGACGGACCGGCACAACGCGACCTCCCTCGCCAGGGCACTGTACACCGCGATCGCCATCCCCATGGCGCTGTGCTGCCTCGTGTACTCGTTTCTGTATTGCACCTACCCCAGAGACAGAGACCTGGCGCGGGCTGAGACGGCGCGAGACGGAGGTGAGGGGTCCGACTCCGACGATGACGGTGAGGACGAGAGGGAGCTGCTGCCGCACTGA